A region from the Bactrocera dorsalis isolate Fly_Bdor chromosome 1, ASM2337382v1, whole genome shotgun sequence genome encodes:
- the LOC105223895 gene encoding UDP-galactose transporter senju, with translation MSTNWRELFPTKLTFVIFLLYISLFIGQGIFVTASQEANNSYSYNTITVVLFTEILKLIVSASLYCRERNFKNLIQDVRKDSNVMLLYFVPAFLYCLYNNLAFVNLSTFDPTTYYLLLQLRVVITGILFQIIFKKYLTRRQWISLLLLTFGCMLKQVNLNSLYGDTNDDSEAAAVQQASLGSTTAAPPKVSGKNMSGFDFSLSALLILAQTVFSCLAGVYNEYLLKDKGADVNIFVQNVFMYIDSIVCNILILFLNGQLVGAFTAESLRAILRFNVIIIIVNNAAIGIVTSFFLKYMNSIVKTFASALELLFTAILCYFLFAIPIYINTALAIAVVSFAIYLYTQSPVVNTGKVRPLNTISEATLTTQDKRKLLDSDGDTDLEMDIV, from the exons atgagtACAAATTGGCGTGAATTGTTTCCAACAAAGCTCACATTTGTCATATTTCTGCTCTACATATCGTTATTCATTGGTCAAG GGATATTTGTAACCGCCTCTCAAGAAGCTAATAACTCCTATAGTTACAATACAATCACCGTGGTGCTGTTTACCGAAATACTAAAACTTATTGTGTCAGCCAGTTTATATTGCAGAGA gAGAAACTTTAAAAATCTTATACAAGATGTACGAAAGGATTCAAATGTCATGTTGTTATACTTTGTTCCTGCCTTTTTGTATTGTCTGTATAACAATTTAGCATTTGTCAACTTGTCAACGTTTGATCCAACGACTTATTACCTACTCCTCCAACTACGTGTCGTGATAACTGGCATTCTATTTCAG attatttttaaaaaatacctcACACGTCGCCAATGGATATCGTTATTATTGCTAACATTTGGTTGCATGTTAAAGCAAGTGAATCTGAACAGCTTATATGGAGACACAAATGACGATAGCGAAGCCGCTGCAGTACAGCAAGCCAGCTTGGGTAGTACGACTGCTGCACCACCGAAGGTGAGCGGAAAAAATATGTCTGGTTTCGATTTTAGTTTAAGTGCACTCCTAATATTAGCACAAACAGTATTTTCTTGTCTTGCTGGCGTTTATAATGAATATTTGTTAAAGGATAAAGGTGCTGATGTCAATATATTTGTACAGAACGTCTTTATGTATATAGATTCGATTGTATGCAAtattctaatattatttttaaatggacAATTAGTTGGCGCATTTACGGCGGAAAGTCTGCGCGCTATTTTGCGATTTAATGTAATCATAATCATAGTAAACAACGCAGCCATTGGTATTGTTACAAGTTTCttcttaaaatatatgaattctATTGTAAAGACTTTTGCAAGCGCCTTGGAGTTGCTATTCACAGCCATACTCTGCTATTTCCTTTTCGCCATACCTATTTATATTAATACCGCGCTTGCTATTGCTGTGGTATCTTTCGCAATATACCTATACACACAAAGTCCTGTAGTCAATACAGGCAAAGTACGCCCATTAAATACTATAAGCGAGGCTACACTAACAACTCAAGATAAACGAAAGTTGCTAGACTCTGATGGTGATACTGATCTAGAAATGGATATAGTGTAG
- the LOC105223896 gene encoding eukaryotic translation initiation factor 3 subunit H, with product MANRGGNRGRQEEVDNTINYVQCDGLAVMKMVKHCHEESSNMDLAQGALLGLVVDKCLEITNCFPFPKSGDETMDEEMYQLTMMRRLRRVNVDHFHVGWYQSSDVGNFLSMALLESQYHYQTSIEESVVVIYDTQKSGRGFLCLKAYRLTPQAIQMYKDGDFTPDALRNLKVGYESLFVEIPIVIKNSPLTNIMMSELGEMLPEEQGQNFLDLGTASVLENHMRCLIERVDELYQESIRYNKYQQVVFKQETEKHRALAKQAAENVARSAKGESPIPEEEVLKQFRPLPVPPRLNATINSGQINTYSQHISQFCSQSLAKLFITQSLQNAKEAKDTK from the exons ATGGCAAACCGTGGAGGTAATCGTGGTCGTCAGGAAGAAGTGGATAATACCATTAATTACGTACAATGCGATGGCTTG gCCGTGATGAAAATGGTAAAACATTGCCATGAGGAGTCAAGCAATATGGATTTGGCACAAGGTGCCTTGCTGGGTTTAGTCGTAGACAAATGTTTGGAAATTACCAACTGTTTCCCCTTCCCGAAAAGCGGCGATGAAACAATGGATGAAGAAATGTACCAGTTAACTATGATGCGCCGTTTACGACGTGTAAATGTCGATCATTTCCATGTTGGCTGGTATCAGAGTTCAGATGTTGGAAATTTCCTTTCCATGGCTTTGCTCGAATCACAATACCATTACCAAACTAGCATAGAGGAGTCGGTTGTCGTCATTTACGATACGCAAAAATCTGGCCGTGGTTTCCTGTGCTTAAAGGCCTATAGATTAACTCCACAAGCCATTCAAATGTATAAAGATGGAGATTTTACACCTGATGCACTTCGCAACTTGAAGGTTGGCTATGAAAGCCTGTTTGTTGAGATACCAATCGTCATCAAAAATTCTCCACTCACCAATATAATGATGAGTGAGTTGGGTGAAATGTTGCCGGAAGAGCAGGGTCAAAACTTTTTGGACTTGGGTACAGCTTCAGTTTTGGAAAATCACATGCGTTGCTTAATCGAACGTGTTGATGAACTATACCAAGAGTCAATACGCTACAACAAATATCAACAAGTGGTATTCAAGCAAGAAACG gagAAGCACCGTGCTCTGGCAAAACAAGCAGCAGAGAACGTCGCGCGAAGTGCCAAGGGCGAATCACCAATTCCAGAAGAAGAAGTTCTTAAGCAGTTCCGCCCACTTCCTGTTCCACCTAGACTTAATGCAACCATCAATTCGGGACAAATTAATACCTATTCACAACATATATCACAATTTTGTTCACAATCTTTGGCCAAACTTTTTATTACACAatcattacaaaacgccaaggAGGCCAAGGACACGAAATAG